One Picosynechococcus sp. PCC 7002 genomic window, GGGTAGCGTTTAGTGAGTCCTCATCTGGCCATACCGTCATGGAAATGTCGGCGACAAGTTCTGCCTCAAAAGAAGTTTTGAAATTTGCCAAGGACATTTTGAAATTAATGGAGGTTAAAAAATGGTAGCGAAGAAAAGCCGTATTGCTCGAAATCCAAAATCTAACCCAATGCCTCAAGCCGCTGACGAATGGATTAACAAAGGAGGCACAGACCCAGAACTTACTACTAATGAAGCAGTTACTCTCCCACCGTCTCAGCCCGAAGCCCCCGAAGATAAACAGCAGGGTAAAAAATATCCCCATCGAATCAGCTTTGATATGGATAATGCTCAGTACAAACGTTTGAAATACGCAGCCTTTGACGGCGATCGCAGCATGAATGAGATCTTACGGGAAGCCGCTGAAGAGTGGATGAAAGCACGTGATTACTGAACCAAGTGAATAAGTGATTACGTGAGTAAGTAGAGTCGTTTTCTTGAGGAGAACATACAGTTTATGTCACTGGTCTTAGGAACCTGCAGCTTAGAATATCCTCATATCCAGGAGGCACTAATACCGCTCAAGTAAAGCTCTTTTAAAGGTTGTGCTTAAATTTCTATGCCGTATTATGTACCTTTGTTGGAAAAATCCAACTGCGCCATCAAAGAAGATCGGCTAATAATAGCTGCTTTCTAGTCTTTAAGAAAAATCAAGTAATTAAGTAAGCACGTAATCACTTGCTTAGGCTTTCCCAGTCTAATCCCGCACCTTTTTAATTGTCTGAATCTATGGCTGACATCGGGTCAATGTTGAGACTCTCTAAAAGATAGGAAAACTGCGATCGCCGCTCAGGTATTTTATGGCGCACAAAAACCATGGCCATAGTCCTCTGGCTTAAGTTCGGGGGGACGGAAAATATCGTGTCGTCCGCGCGATCGCGCCGATGACGGTTGTCTTTCATTTGAAAAAGCCGCTTTCAGCCGCTTTACCCGTCCCCATGGAGGTTATTGCCTACCTTTTGCCCACTGCCCACCACACCAAATCCAAGTGACCCAGATAGTCCTGTTCCCAAAGGTTACTTGCCGCCAACAAAACAGCTACTTGTTAAACCCACCAAGGTTACTGGTCGGTATAGGCGGAGCGACAGGCTAGAAATAAGGATGCCGCTGATCGCGGCGTAATTACGCTTCCTTTGCCGCGAAAAGGCATTTTAGCAACACCAGTCCGCCGGAGTCCGTTAGCCCGTGTCTTCCTACGTTGGCCTCCTACGTCGGCGATCATTGGCTGTCGGGCAGTTTTTATACGTTGGGGCCTAAGCAAGCTACGTCCCTATCCCGGCGTTTGTGGCGTGCTTTTTTTGTTTCTTGGGCGGCACGTCGCTAGTAGAGAGAGAGGGGTGGGTTGGAGGGGGTAGGGGTGTTCGGGCTTTTTTTACTTGGGGGCTGTTGACTTGTGCCGTAGCCCCCTGTCGCTCGTGGGGCTTTCGCCCCTGCGGGTTTAGATCAGAGTTAGCTGTCTTTGTTCTGCCCAGCTCGACACTTGGCTACCGTCAAGGGGGTAGATTGTCACCTTTAGCCCTTTTTTGATTGCATAGGCGATAGTTCCCCATGTGCCGCTACCGTGCCCGCTGAAGGGTTTAGCCGGGGTGCAGGTTTCCGGGCAGGGTTTGTTAGGGAAGGCGATCAGCTCGGTTGCATCGTTTACCATGCGTTGACTGCGGGCGGCGAACTGCCATCTTTCCCGGCCTTCTACATGGTAGATGGTGAGGTCTGTTTTTCCTGCGTAGTGTTCTGCTACTAGGGCGTCTAGTCCTTTGGCATCTCCCACCCCGACCGCTGGAGGGTTTGCGGGGAGTAAGCTTAGCACTTGTTTGGTTTCTTGTGCAGTTAATTGTCTTGGGCCGCTGAATGCGAGCATAGCTTGTTCTCTCTCTTTACTAGCTACCTCTATATTTTACCTTGTTAACTAGGTGTATTGACTGCTTTGTACATCAGTTTTTCTTATGGGTTATTCGAGTGTTTTTGCTTGTTAACAAGGTAGTTTGCGGCTATAATAGGAGCAGGCAAGGAGGGAGCTTCCACCTTCCCCCCAAGCCCTAACAACCACAACTAGGAGTTAGCTAGTTATGACTGCTTTAGATATTTTACGGCAGCTATCCGAGATGGCTGACCGGACGGCTTATAACACTACGATTGGCCGCTACCAATTCGAGACTAGAGACGAAGAACTTCCGGCAGGGGTTCGGGTTTGCTGGAATACCCGTTACCGTTTCAGCTTTACGGCTGTTACTCCTGGCTATGGTGAGATTTGCGCTGAGTCTGATATGGAATTTACCCAGCCCCTCACCAACGCAGACATCGAGAATGAATGGCGTGACCTTGCCTATGGTTGCAGCTATTTTGAAGCGCACAGTTTAGAGATTAAATATCCCTGCTGTGACCTGTTTCCTTCTGACTGGTTGCCTTACTAGGGGAGGGATTAGTGATGCTTTATTTCGTCCATGATCCTCAGGGCGGCCACTTGACCACAGCCCCCCACCCCGCTGATTTTGCCGAGCCTGTTGTGATTATCCGACGTGGCGATCGCCCGGCCATTGTTGACCACCGCAAAGCGGTAATCGCCCTATTCAAACAGCACCCCAAAAATACAGCGCATATTCCTCTAGAGGATCTGCCCTTTTAGTCACCTGTTGGGGGCACTGTCCCCCACCGCTTCAATTTTTCAAGAATTTTAGGAATTTAAAAATTATGTTGACTCTAACCGATACCCCTCGGATCTATGTGGCTTGCCTTGCGGCCTACAACAACGGCTTTTTACATGGGGCTTGGATCGATGCTGACCAAGACGCTGACAACATCCAAGCAAAAGTACGGGCCATGCTCAAGACTTCCCCGGCTTGGCAACTTGGCGACATTTGCGAGGAATGGGCGATCCACGACTATGAAGGATTTGGCGACATCCAGATCAGCGAATGGGAAGATTTCGAGACTGTGGCCGCTTTAGGAGAGGCGATCGCCAACCATGGCCCTGCCTTTGCTGCTTTTTATAGCGACAATCAGTATGGTGACGTTGCCTCAACGGTTGAAGCTTTCGAGGATGCTTACCAGGGTATTTACGAAGACAAAGAAGACTTTGTTTATTCCCAGCTTGAAGACCTTGGCACCCTAGATGCTTGGGAAAAGGCAGGCATGATGACCTGCTACATCGACTTTAAGGCGATCGCCCGTGATTGGTTTATTACTGACTACTTTGCAGAACCGACATCCAAAGGTCAGGTTTACGTTTTCGCCTACCTATAACCATTACCCCAAAGCCTAGCCCTCCTTGGGGAGGGTTGGGAGGGGTCATATTCACTTCTCAGGAATCACAACGATGAAATATCAAGACTGGCTTAATTTATTGACAACCCTTGAAACCGCCAACAAGCATCTGTATCCCCTGACCCTAGATATTGAAGCAACTATCGACAGCGACATTGTAAAAGTGATTTTTACAGCCCCCAACGGAAAACGCCAGACAGATTACTTCCCAGCCTGTGAAGCTGTGGCGATCACCCAAGAAGTCGCCAACGGGAATCTATTCACAATCATTTGGGACTGGATGGAGTATGGCGCACTCCCACGGGAACAAACCCAAGCACACCTGAACGAACTCCATGCCGAAGATGAACCGAACCGCGCCTGTGATGAAGCCTATCTGATGGCTTATGAGTAACACCCATGCGCTCCTATTAATCCTTAGCCTGCCCTAGCAGGTGAGAAGGAGTCAGTCAGACCCACAAACGAACCATGAACAAACCCAACGCTAAAGCCTTAGCCCAGGAACTTATCAAACTCCGCAACTACATCGAGCAGCACTATTCCCGCACCTGGAATGTAGAACAAGCCCTTGGTAAACCTGGCACCACCCGACTCTACAAACTCTTTGAACAAGCAGAAGAAATCCTATTGGAAGACTAAATATTATGGCTACCACTACGATCCCCCAAACCCAGCGCCCACGTACTCCCGGCGAATGGACATTACAGCAAACCATTGAAACTTTATCCCGACCTATCCCCGATGCCCTCCTAGGTACAAAAGACCGCTCTATCACTTATTTACCCTGGCACAATGCCGTCAAAATCCTTGATAAATACTGCCCTGCCTGGACTTGGGAGATTGTGAAGATGGAAACCACAGGCGATCGCCTTTTCCTCACAGGACGGTTAACCCTGACCGTTGCCGAGGGACGAGTCTACCGCGAAGCCACTGGCACCGAAACCCTCAAATTAGTGAAGCGCACCGGAGAAATTGTCGAACATCCCTATGGTGATCCATCCAGTAACGCTGAATCTATGGCTTTCCGGCGAGCCTGCGCCAAGTTTGGCTTAGGACTATACCTCTATCAATAACGATAAAATTCGACCTGGGGTAAGTCATCAAACTGCCCCATTTCCCCTTGATACAAATGATATGGATACAAGCACAGCTAAAGCCCTTGGTTATGAGTTCACCCACACCGCCCTCACTGAACTCAGCCCAGACGATGACCCCACAGCATTTAAGCGGTTTATCCTTGACCACCAAGCAACTCCCCAAATTCGTAACGTCCCACCCCCAATCAAACAAGCATTCAAGGAAGGCATTCTCGAAGCAATGCTTGAAATCGCATTAGCAGAACACCAAGACGTTTGTGGTGCATGATCCCCGTAGCAGCATTTAGCCCTTTTTGAGTAGGTCACTCAGTCTGCCAAACAGTAGAATAGACTTGTTAACTAGAGGAAAGGCCATGTCACAACTAAACACTCTCCCTAAAAAATTTCAGGAAGTAGCCCGTGCAAAATATGGCGACCTCAAAAAAAATGAAGAAATGCACCCTTCTGTTTTTGGCGTCAGATTGCCTGTGGACATTGCTGAAAAACTACTGAAAGAAGATGGCAGCAAAAATACTCCCTTACTCAGGAGCATCCTTATTGAAGTCATCCGCAATCAGCCAGAGCTCTTTGCGGCGATCCAAGCAAAAGTCGCCAAGCTTGAAACGAAGTAATCAATTGAAATATTCGTCGCTAGTAGTTGCGAACTTACACTAGCCTTGAGTATAAATATTAAAAGACCCCTGTCTTTGAATGTTTTGCGGCATCGAGACAAGGGCAATAAAACTTATATAGATACTAGATACTAGATACTAAATAGATACTAACATGAACAATATTTCTTGTGCATCCCCCACGTCTGAAAAATTCTATAAACTCACTGAAGCTGAGTATCTAGCAGCTCTCCAACTCAAGCCCGCCGAACGCGATTTACTTTTTTATCTCCGCGTTCGTGATCCCTTTGGCGATGGCCTTGAAATCAACGTTGCTGAAATTGCCGAAGCATTAGGCCGACACCGCGCCACAATTAACAGCGCCCTCAACGTCCTCAGAAAACAAGGCTGGTTAGAACATGGCTTCAAAACCGTCAGGACGATCGCCCTCAAAACCAAAGAGGCGATCGCCGAAGCCGTTCAATCAGTGCAAGAGGCCATCACCCCAACCCCCAATCTAAAAACAGATCCCCCAGAAGACCCAAAAAATTTTACGCAAATTCCCACGCGACAAACGAAGTCTCAGGACGACAACTGTCGCGTACAGACGACAAATGAAGTTTCAGGACGACAAGCAAAGTCTCCACACAACAATCAATCGCTAAAACCCAATGATAGCAATACTTCTGAACCTCCTAAGACTTATTCAGACTATATAGACCTTATTCAGACTCTTCCAGAAAAAGAGAGAGAGAAATTTCTCAAATTTTGTGAAAAAAGAGCATCTGCACTACCCCGACCTGTTCAAATGATCGACAAGTGGATTGCTGCTAACTTCGATTGGCTGAAAAACCAGTTCTACAAGACCACTGCTAAAAAGGCAGTAGAGCCACAGGCTGAAGCACAACAAAAACCAAATCTAACTCAAGAACAAGACGATATCGTCAAGGATTTATTAGCCCGGGGCGAGATAGTAAAAGTGTACTATTCAGTGTCACACCATGGTTGGTATGTCCTTTGGAAAGATAACTCTGTGCAGGAAATCCACCGGGCGCTTTCTTGGTATCAAAGCCGTGAATCAGGGGCGATCGCCCAAGGTTTTCAGGACATCAAGAAAATTCTCAAGCAGAAACAAGCGCAATCTCTCGAAAATAGCCGGAAGCCCAAGTCTAAGCCTGAGCCATCAGCACCCGATGGGGAAATTGACCTGCCTTTCTAGTTTCTTAAGGCCATGAGTAAAAAATTTGATTTTTGGGAATGGATTGGGACAATTCCCCCCGAACCCGGGACGCCATTACTCGATTATCTGGAGGATTTACAGCAATGCTCAGGCACTGCGAACTCTTCGGCGGCATTGGGGGATTTTCCCACGCCGTCGCCAAATATTTCCCCAAAACCATCGAAACCACCACCTACTGCGATATCGATGAACAGGCGCGCAGCTTCGCTGTCCCCGGAGGGAGCGCCGTTTACTCGGAATTCTTCCCCAAAGTCACCATTCACAAAGATATCCGCACCTACTACCCCCAACAAAAAGAATTCGACCTCATCACCTGCGGCTTCCCCTGCACTGGAACGTCCCAGGCAGGCAGCAAAACCGGACTCCATCACCCCGAATCAGCACTATGGCGCGAAGGACTGCGTATCCTCTGCCAAGTCCAACCCCAATATTTCGTCTGGGAGCAACCTGTGGGCATTGCCACTAGAGGTTTACGAGCAACCCTTGGGGGATGCCGAATGGCAGGCTATCAAACAACGGGTTTTACAATCGCCGCTAGTGAACTCGGCGCATCCCACCGACGGGAAAGAACGTTTATTATTGCCTACCTTGACCACAGGACAGGGCACGACCCGCAATGCTGGTCAGACGAAGTTAGAACAAAGGCTGAAGCAATTAGGCATTACTCCCCCTGGCTATCAATTCAGCCCAGAGGCGATGGCGATGTACATGGGTTTTCCATGGCATCTCTTCAGCTCAATCACTGGACAACGCTTCACCCAACTGCCTACCTCGTCCCCAGTGGCCTCAAAGGACGTAACGATGTCCGTAGACTTGCCGGAAAAACTGTCACCCCAGCCCAAGCGGCGATCGCTCTCCACTTCGTTGACTGGCACCACCAACAAAAGGCGCGGTAGACCACGGGGCAGTAGTGGGAAAGCCTCTGGTTGTCTAGTCCCGTTCACTGAAGCCCGCCGAGGTAAAACCTATCCCATCATCCAAGGGGAACGGGTACCCAAAGATA contains:
- a CDS encoding antirestriction protein ArdA; amino-acid sequence: MLTLTDTPRIYVACLAAYNNGFLHGAWIDADQDADNIQAKVRAMLKTSPAWQLGDICEEWAIHDYEGFGDIQISEWEDFETVAALGEAIANHGPAFAAFYSDNQYGDVASTVEAFEDAYQGIYEDKEDFVYSQLEDLGTLDAWEKAGMMTCYIDFKAIARDWFITDYFAEPTSKGQVYVFAYL
- a CDS encoding DUF1071 domain-containing protein, translated to MATTTIPQTQRPRTPGEWTLQQTIETLSRPIPDALLGTKDRSITYLPWHNAVKILDKYCPAWTWEIVKMETTGDRLFLTGRLTLTVAEGRVYREATGTETLKLVKRTGEIVEHPYGDPSSNAESMAFRRACAKFGLGLYLYQ
- a CDS encoding MarR family transcriptional regulator, producing the protein MNNISCASPTSEKFYKLTEAEYLAALQLKPAERDLLFYLRVRDPFGDGLEINVAEIAEALGRHRATINSALNVLRKQGWLEHGFKTVRTIALKTKEAIAEAVQSVQEAITPTPNLKTDPPEDPKNFTQIPTRQTKSQDDNCRVQTTNEVSGRQAKSPHNNQSLKPNDSNTSEPPKTYSDYIDLIQTLPEKEREKFLKFCEKRASALPRPVQMIDKWIAANFDWLKNQFYKTTAKKAVEPQAEAQQKPNLTQEQDDIVKDLLARGEIVKVYYSVSHHGWYVLWKDNSVQEIHRALSWYQSRESGAIAQGFQDIKKILKQKQAQSLENSRKPKSKPEPSAPDGEIDLPF
- a CDS encoding DNA cytosine methyltransferase codes for the protein MLRHCELFGGIGGFSHAVAKYFPKTIETTTYCDIDEQARSFAVPGGSAVYSEFFPKVTIHKDIRTYYPQQKEFDLITCGFPCTGTSQAGSKTGLHHPESALWREGLRILCQVQPQYFVWEQPVGIATRGLRATLGGCRMAGYQTTGFTIAASELGASHRRERTFIIAYLDHRTGHDPQCWSDEVRTKAEAIRHYSPWLSIQPRGDGDVHGFSMASLQLNHWTTLHPTAYLVPSGLKGRNDVRRLAGKTVTPAQAAIALHFVDWHHQQKAR